One Elusimicrobia bacterium HGW-Elusimicrobia-1 genomic window, TTTGCGTTTTCTCCTATAAATTAGCAATCAGAATTCGGCGGGGAGGGGGCGGGGGATTTTTTTTCTGTATCCTCACTGTTTAACCCCGTCCGCCACTTTTCCCTGATTGCTGCGCTTGTTTATATTCCTGCGGCCGTCGATGGCTCCGGATAATGTTATCTCGTCGGCATATTCCACATCGCCGCCGAACGGCAGTCCGTATGCCAGGCGGGTCACCGCGCCGCACACACCGTCGAGCGCGTCGGCTATCAGAAGCGCCGTGGCATCGCCCTTGACGTTGGGGTCGGTGGCTATTATGACCTCCGCAAACCTTTTCTTTTCAACGAGGGCTTTTAACTCGTTAAGCGGCAAATCGGCGGGATTGATGCCGTCGAGCGGCGACAGTAACGCTCCCATGGCAAAATAATATCCGTCATACTTGCCGGTGCGCTCTATGGCCTCCGCGTCGGCCGTATTGGCGACGACAAGAAGCTTTGAAGAATCGCGGGATGTGTCCGAACAAACGGCGCACGGCGAAGTTTCCGACACTGAACGGCATTCCGAGCATCTTACCAGATTTTTTACATCGGAAGCCGCCGAAGCGAAGCCGTCGATAAAATCGGGACCCTGCTTGATGAAAAAATAGACGATGCGCTCGGCCTGCCTCGGACCGATGCCGGGAATTTTTTCAAACTCTTTGGCCAAACGATCTATCGCGCGGGGTTTTCTCATTCGGTTTGAGCCGCCTTGGCGACTTTGCCGGGAAATATGTCGAGGATTTTCTTGAGCCCGTCGGGCGCGGATGCCGCGGGCGGCCGCGGCGGCGACACGGGACGTACCGCCTTTGAAACCGACGGCTTTAGCGGCTCCGGCGCGGCAAAAATCGACCCGCTGAAACCGGCGGATTCATCCTCATCGTCGGGCGGAGCCACAGTGTCGGATTCCGCTTCGTCGTCGCTATCGGACGAGTCGTCGCCGGACGACGGCGATAATGCCGCGCCGAGACCGGCGACGGCGACAACTTTCGTTTTGATAATCAGTTTCGCCCCGGTGATTTTTTCAAGAATGGCGGCGAGCAGGTCATTTTTTTTGGAAACCGCGGAGGCGTAGAAATCGGAGACGGCGGACAGTTCGGCCGCGCCTTCGGCGATGGCCGTCAGACGAACGTTGGCAAGACAAGCTCGCAGACGCTCTTCCGACGCCGGCAAAGATTCGCGCAAACGGCGCCAGATATCCGACAGACCGGCCTCGGACGCGGGTTTGACTTCCACCGAGGCGGCGGAAACAGGCGCGACGGCGGAAGTTCCGGCGGCGGGACGAGAATCGGATGATTTTGATATTTTATCGTCGGACGTCGTCGGGCCGGACGACTTATCGACGACGCCGGAGATATCCGAGGCGGAAGGCGTTTCGGCGGAAACGGCATCGAGA contains:
- a CDS encoding recombination protein RecR, which codes for MRKPRAIDRLAKEFEKIPGIGPRQAERIVYFFIKQGPDFIDGFASAASDVKNLVRCSECRSVSETSPCAVCSDTSRDSSKLLVVANTADAEAIERTGKYDGYYFAMGALLSPLDGINPADLPLNELKALVEKKRFAEVIIATDPNVKGDATALLIADALDGVCGAVTRLAYGLPFGGDVEYADEITLSGAIDGRRNINKRSNQGKVADGVKQ